The genomic segment GGGACTTTCCTATCAACCGTCGCAGGGCGGCTTTCACCTCAATCAATCCTCGCTCGTGCTCGATGCAGCAATGGCAGGGCAGGGGCTCGGCCTTGGCAAGATAAGGCTTGCGGAAGCCGAAATCCGGTCCGGCCGGCTGGTCAGCCCCTTCGGCGGGGCGCAGCCTGTGAGCTTTTCCTATTTCTTCGCGACAACGCAGCACAAGGCGCGGTTGATGCGCGTCGACCTGTTTCGTAACTGGCTGCTTGCCGAGGCGCGCGCCTCACAGACCATCGATGCGATCGCGATGCGCAGCATCCGTCCGGCCCTCGGCATGATCGCGGCCGAATAGGAGCCTGCGTCAAGCCGGGGCCGATCGGTCTTCACTTCAGTTTGAAGCCAAGCCTGCGCGTGACCTCTCCGAGGACATGACGGCCCTTGAGAGATTCGACAGTGCCGATGCGGCTCAGCACCTGATCGGTCCAGTCGATCGATGGCATCGCCTGCTCGCTCTGGAAGCTGCGCAGCACCCGGTTATAGTCGGCAAGATCCTGCGGCAGTTCCGGGCGATAGATCTCGCGATGCAGGACGGTGCTCTGGGCCAAGCGCGGCTTTATCCCTGCCGGCACCGCCGGATCGGGAAAGCCGACCGTGAGGCCGAAGACGGGGAAAACGCCATCCGGCAGGCCGAGCTCACGGGCGACGGTTTCCGGATCGTTGCGGATCGCACCGATATAGCATGTCCCGAGCCCGAGCGATTCAAGGGCGACGACCGCATTTTGCGCAGCAAGGGCCGCGTCGATGACACCGAGAAGAAAGCTCTCGATATAGTCGAGGCCTTCTGCCGTCGAGCCGCGCTCCGTCGCGATCGCGCGTGGCCGGGCGAGATCCGCGAGCCAGATGAGCAGGAGCGGCGCCTGTGCGATCTGCCGCTGATTGCCGGCAACGGCATTCAATCGGCTGCGGCGCCCCGCATCCTCGACGGCGACCACGCTCCAGGCCTGCAGATTGGATGAGCTCGGCGCCGACTGGGCGGCGGCAACTGCAAGTTCGACCGCTTCGTATGGCACCGGGGTGGGCAGATATTGGCGCACGCTCCGGTGGCTGAGGATCGTATCGACGGTCTCGTTCCAGCGTCCCTCGAGGCGCTGGTCATTGCGATAACGCTCGCCGGCAAGCTCTTTCAGGCGATCGCTATCATTTGGCTTGGTCGCTAAGGAAGGGGTCATCTCGTTCTCCTTGTTGATTTCGTCATTCCGCCGCTGCGGCATAAGGGTTGGCGGGACGGGCGAGACCAAGATGCTCCCGCAGGGTCCTGCCGGTGTATTGCCGCCGGAAAAGGCCGCGTTGACGCAGGATCGGCACCACCTCGTCGACGAAAACTTCCAGGCCGTGGGGCAGCACATCCGGCATGAGATTGAAGCCGTCGGCGGCCCTCGCGCTGAACCACCGCTCGATATCGTCGGCGACATCCCTGGGCGTGCCGACGATGGTGCGATGGCCGGTGCCGCCATTGAGCGCCCGGATCAGACCCCGCACGGTCAGGCGCTCGCGCCGCGCAAGCGCCAGTGTGGCGCGGAAAAAGGTATGGCCACCATCCGCCGGAAGCGGAATATCATCCGGCAGCGGCGCATCGAGATCGAGGCCTTTTGGATCGAGCTGCAGCACCCCTGCGAGCCGCGACAGGCTGTATTCCAGCGGGATCAGTTCGCGGAGCTCTTCTTGACGGCGACGCGCCTCGGCCTCGGTGCTGGCGATGATCGTCGCAAGCCCCGCCAGGACCAGGAGACTGTCCGGCGGACGTCCGAAGCTGCCGGCGCGCCTTCTGAGGTCGGCTGCGTACTCAAGCGCTTCCTCGAAGGACTGCGAGGCGGAAAAAACCGCCTCCGCATGTTCGGCAGCAAGCTCCCTCCCGTCGTCGGAGCCGCCGGCCTGGACGAGAACCGGATGGCCCTGCGGGGGGCGCGGGATGTTGTGCGGCCCATGCACGGAAAAGTGCTTTCCGCGATGGGCGATCGCATGCACCTTTGCCGGATCGACAAAACGCCCCGTCGCTGCGTCGCCGACAAAAGCATCCTCTTCCCAGCTGTCCCAGAGGGCCTTGACGATTTCGGTGAATTCGCCGGCGCGCTCATAGCGGCTGCTATGGGCGACCGGTTTTTCCAGTCCGAAATTGCGGCTCTGGGACAGGTCCGCGCTGGTGACGATGTTCCACCCCGCCCGGCCCCCGCTTGCGTGATCGAGCGTCGCGAACCGGCGCGCGAGATTGTAAGGTTCGTTGTATGTCGTCGACGCCGTGGCGATCAGACCGATCCGCTCCGTATGGCCCGCGACCAGAGCCAGCACGATGGTGGGCTCCAGCGACGTCAATGGCCGGAAGTCCACCCGATCCGAGATCGCCGCCTGGTCGGCGAGGAAGACGGCGTCGAAGGTGCCTCTCTCGGCGATCCTGGCGACGTTGATGTAGTGGTTGACGTCGAACGAAGCGCGGGGATCGCTGCCCTCCATGCGCCAGGCCGCGGGGGAAAAACCTGAATGCAGGATGTTGATGTTGAGATGAAGCTCGCGCGGGCTCATTGAAAGATCCCGGGCTCGGGATAGTCGCCCGTCAGGAACCATGACCCGACATTGCGGGTCTTATACTCTGCCGGATTGTGCAGCGTGTGAATGCGGACGTTGCGCCAGAAACGATCGAGACCGTAGGGGCGAACCGCTGACCGCGCTCCCATGACCTCGAAAATCTCGCTGGTCACTTCGAGCGCGACGCGGCCGGCAAGGACGTTCGCCGAGGCGACGGCGATCGCGGCGGTTCCACGGTCCGCATCCGTCAGGTCCTGCCCTTTTTCATAGACCGCGTCGACCGCCGTCAGGGCGCGGTCGGCGAGCGCGGTCGCCGCCTGGACCTTGATCCATAGCTCGCCATACTGGCGCTTGATCCAGGGATCGTCCTGATGACGCTCGACACCGGAAAAGATCCAGGGGCGAGACTTGGTGACGCTATAGTCCCGCGCGGCGATAAGCGCTCCCTGGGCGCTGCCGATGAAAACATTCAACAGCACGCTCTGCTGCTGCAGCGGTGCAAGCAGCGCGATCGGATCCCGCGGCCGTTCGGGCACGATCTCATCGGCGTGGATTTTCACATCCTTGTAGAAGACCCGGCCGCTGCCCGTCTGCCTCTGTCCGATGCCATCCCAGTCATTGGCGACGGTGATACCTTCGCGGGTCGGCGAGATATAAGCGATGCTGCGCGCGTTCGTCTCTTCGTCCTCCCAGGCGACCAGCAGATAATCGGCCACATGCGACCCCGAGGCGAACGGCCTGGACCCGTTGAGGACAACCCCATCCCGTTCACGCCGCCCGAAGAGACTTTTCGAAAAGCTGTTGCTGGTATTGCCCCAGAACCAGCTTCCGGCCGCCGAGCGACGAAGAAGATCGCGGGCGTGAGCGTCCGGTCCGGAGTTCATGGCATTTTGCAGCGGACTGAAATGGTATCCGAACAGATGCCCGAGCGATCCGTCGACCTTGGCGAACTCGCGAACGATCTGCATCGCCGTCGAGTAACGTTCGCCGATGCCGCCGAATTCCTCGGGGATCAGCAGGTTGACCAGCCCGCTTTCCTTCAACAGCCGGATCTGCTCTTCCGGCCGGCCGCCGGCTTGATCTCGCTCGATCGCATCCCCCGCGAAAATATCGCGCAGCTCTGTTGCCTTGGCGATATTGGGGTTCGTTCTATCCGGCTCGAAAAGTTCAGGCGAGTGCACGGGCTGCTCGAAACCGGCGGGCTTTACGGTCATGGCTGGTCACTCCTCATTTGTGCAGGCGCGGAAACCCGTGTCGTTCGGAAAGCAGTTGGAGAATGCGATCAGTCGTGTTGACGAAACGCTTGCCGCGCCAGTCGCCCGCGTCCGGCGGAGCTGCGTTGGCAAGAATGAAGACCGGCAGGGATTGATTGTCTTCACCGACATCCTCGATGACTTTGCGTCGCGGACGAGGGAAGGGGACCCGCTCGACGTCGATGCCGGCTGCAAGCTGCGGAAAGCTGGCGAGCAGCCCCTCGATCGCGTTGCAATGAGGGCAGACAAAGGTGATTCCGGGATGTTTCGGGTCTGAAAAGCCGGGCTCGATGAGGTAGAGCTTGTCACGCGCCATTGATCTTATCCTATTCTGCAGCAGCCGCAGTGCCGGCTGCGAAGCGGTTGACCGGACGTTTGAGGCCGAGATTTTCGCGCAGCGTCGTTCCCTCGTACTCGGTGCGGAAGAGACCGCGGCGGCGCAGCTCCGGCACGACAAGCTCGATGAAATCGACAAGGCCGCCCGGCATGATCGGCGCCATGATGTTGAACCCGTCCGCGCCGTAATTTTCGAAGCGCTCTTCCATCACATCGGCGATCTGAGATGGCGTGCCGACGACCTGCCAGTGTCCGCGTGCGCCGGCGGTCCGCAGATAGAGCTGGCGGATGGTGAGGTTTTCCCGGCGAGCGAGATCGAGCACCAGTTCCTGCCGGCTCTTTCCAGCATTGGTCACCGGCAGATCGGACGGGATCGGCCCGTCGAGCGGATAGGAGCTGAGATCGACGCCACTCAGCTGTGACAACAGGTTGAGGCCAACCTGCGGCTGGATCAGCTCCTGCAGCGCCTCGAACTTCTCCTGAGCCTCCGTCTCGCTGCGGCCGACGACCGGAAAGATGCCCGGCAAGATCTTGAGATCGTCCGGGGAGCGGCCGTATGCGCCGAGCTTTCCCTTGACGTCGGCATAGAAGGCCTTGGCTTCTTCGAGCGTGATGTGCGCGGCGAAAATCGCCTCCGCGGTGCGGGCGGCAAGCTCCTTGCCCGGCCCCGAGGCGCCGGCCTGAACCAGAACCGGGCGGCCTTGCGGCGAACGCGGTATGTTCAGCGGTCCGCGCACTTTGAAGTGGCGGCCTTTGTGGTTGAGCCTGTGCAGCTTTTCCGGGTCGAAATAGCGGCCGCCAGCCTGATCACGGATAAAGGCGTCGTCATCCCAGCTGTCCCAGAGACCGAGCACCACATCGGCAAATTCCTCGGCCCGCTCGTAGCGATCGGCATGCAGGATCCGCGTTTCATGCCCGAAATTATAGGCGGCCTCCTGGTCTGACGAGGTCACCAGGTTCCAGCCGGCGCGGCCGCCGCTCAATCGGTCGAGCGATCCGAATTGGCGGGCAAGATTATAAGGGTCGGAGAAACTGGTCGATGCCGTGGCAATCAAGCCGATGTTGCGCGTGACGCTTGATAGGGCGGACAGGAGCGTGATCGGCTCGAAAGGATAGACGCCGCTATGCGCCTTCCGGCTTGCGGCTTCGACGTCCTTCAGCCGCGCCGCCACGCCGTCGGCGAAAAAGATCGCGTCGAACTTTGCCGCTTCGGCAAGCTTGGCGAGTTCAAAATAGTTCTCGAAGTCGGTGCCGACCGAAGCCTGCGGATGGCGCCATGCCGCGACATGATGACCGGTAAACAGCAGGAATGCGCCAAGCTTGATCTTATTTTTACGTCTGCCCATGAGATGTCCCTTCAGCGGTACATTGCCGGCACGGGGAATTCGCCCGAAAGCAGCCAGGTGCCGATCGTCCGTCTTTTGTACTCAGCCGGATTGTGGAGGGTGTGGGTGCGGACATTGCGCCAAAACCGGTCGAAGCCATTGGCATTGGTTGCCGACCGGGCGCCCATGACCTCGAAGATTTCGCTCGAAACGGCCAGGCCGGCCTCGCCCGCATAGACATTGGCTGTTGCGATATCGATTGCCGCGGCACCCCGATCACCGGCTGTCAGGCCAGGTCCCTGGTTGAAGGCGTCATCGAGGCTGCGGGCAGCCTTGTCTGCAAGTTCGGTCGCGGCCAGCGTCTTGATGTAGAGCTCGCCATATTGCCGTTTGATCCATGGATCGTCGGTGTGTTTTTCCACGCCGGAATAGATCCAGGGACGCGACTGGGTCGAGGTATATTCCCTGCCTTCCTCCAGAGAGCCTTGGGCGCTGCCGACGAAGACGTTGAGAAGGACGCTCTGCTGCAGCAGCGACGTCAGCGACGTGTAGGGTGTCAAAGGGATATTAGGCGAGCTGATCAGCTCTTCGTCGAGGATTTCGAGATCTTTGAATCTGACTGTGCCGCTGCCCGTCTGCCGCTGGCCGATACCGTCCCAGTCGTTTTCGATGACGATGCCGATCCGATCGGCGGGAACAGCGGCGGTCAGCCGCTCTCCCTCCGGATTTTCCCATGAAATCTGGATGTAGTCGGCGATGTGGGAACCGGAGGAGAACGGGCGCGAGCCGTTCACGACCCAGCCATTGTCGATGCGCCGGCCCGACGAAGTCTTCGACATTGCATTGCCGGAATTGCTCCACATCAGATGTCCAGCGGCTGACGCGCGCAGCCAGCGGTCTTTCTGTGCGCTCGAGCCTCGGAAAAGCACGAGGTTGAGGGGAAGATGGTGATAGCCGTAGAGATGGGCCAGCGAACCGTCGGTGCGGGCGAATTCTCGCACG from the Rhizobium acidisoli genome contains:
- a CDS encoding acyl-CoA dehydrogenase family protein yields the protein MSFERDVTDPFVAKAVELAAIFDQDAVERDKLGGRPIEQIRLLKESGLPSAQIPVGYGGRGASWLSVLRVVREFARTDGSLAHLYGYHHLPLNLVLFRGSSAQKDRWLRASAAGHLMWSNSGNAMSKTSSGRRIDNGWVVNGSRPFSSGSHIADYIQISWENPEGERLTAAVPADRIGIVIENDWDGIGQRQTGSGTVRFKDLEILDEELISSPNIPLTPYTSLTSLLQQSVLLNVFVGSAQGSLEEGREYTSTQSRPWIYSGVEKHTDDPWIKRQYGELYIKTLAATELADKAARSLDDAFNQGPGLTAGDRGAAAIDIATANVYAGEAGLAVSSEIFEVMGARSATNANGFDRFWRNVRTHTLHNPAEYKRRTIGTWLLSGEFPVPAMYR
- a CDS encoding LLM class flavin-dependent oxidoreductase, whose protein sequence is MSPRELHLNINILHSGFSPAAWRMEGSDPRASFDVNHYINVARIAERGTFDAVFLADQAAISDRVDFRPLTSLEPTIVLALVAGHTERIGLIATASTTYNEPYNLARRFATLDHASGGRAGWNIVTSADLSQSRNFGLEKPVAHSSRYERAGEFTEIVKALWDSWEEDAFVGDAATGRFVDPAKVHAIAHRGKHFSVHGPHNIPRPPQGHPVLVQAGGSDDGRELAAEHAEAVFSASQSFEEALEYAADLRRRAGSFGRPPDSLLVLAGLATIIASTEAEARRRQEELRELIPLEYSLSRLAGVLQLDPKGLDLDAPLPDDIPLPADGGHTFFRATLALARRERLTVRGLIRALNGGTGHRTIVGTPRDVADDIERWFSARAADGFNLMPDVLPHGLEVFVDEVVPILRQRGLFRRQYTGRTLREHLGLARPANPYAAAAE
- a CDS encoding acyl-CoA dehydrogenase family protein, which produces MTVKPAGFEQPVHSPELFEPDRTNPNIAKATELRDIFAGDAIERDQAGGRPEEQIRLLKESGLVNLLIPEEFGGIGERYSTAMQIVREFAKVDGSLGHLFGYHFSPLQNAMNSGPDAHARDLLRRSAAGSWFWGNTSNSFSKSLFGRRERDGVVLNGSRPFASGSHVADYLLVAWEDEETNARSIAYISPTREGITVANDWDGIGQRQTGSGRVFYKDVKIHADEIVPERPRDPIALLAPLQQQSVLLNVFIGSAQGALIAARDYSVTKSRPWIFSGVERHQDDPWIKRQYGELWIKVQAATALADRALTAVDAVYEKGQDLTDADRGTAAIAVASANVLAGRVALEVTSEIFEVMGARSAVRPYGLDRFWRNVRIHTLHNPAEYKTRNVGSWFLTGDYPEPGIFQ
- a CDS encoding NADPH-dependent oxidoreductase, which encodes MTPSLATKPNDSDRLKELAGERYRNDQRLEGRWNETVDTILSHRSVRQYLPTPVPYEAVELAVAAAQSAPSSSNLQAWSVVAVEDAGRRSRLNAVAGNQRQIAQAPLLLIWLADLARPRAIATERGSTAEGLDYIESFLLGVIDAALAAQNAVVALESLGLGTCYIGAIRNDPETVARELGLPDGVFPVFGLTVGFPDPAVPAGIKPRLAQSTVLHREIYRPELPQDLADYNRVLRSFQSEQAMPSIDWTDQVLSRIGTVESLKGRHVLGEVTRRLGFKLK
- a CDS encoding LLM class flavin-dependent oxidoreductase; the encoded protein is MGRRKNKIKLGAFLLFTGHHVAAWRHPQASVGTDFENYFELAKLAEAAKFDAIFFADGVAARLKDVEAASRKAHSGVYPFEPITLLSALSSVTRNIGLIATASTSFSDPYNLARQFGSLDRLSGGRAGWNLVTSSDQEAAYNFGHETRILHADRYERAEEFADVVLGLWDSWDDDAFIRDQAGGRYFDPEKLHRLNHKGRHFKVRGPLNIPRSPQGRPVLVQAGASGPGKELAARTAEAIFAAHITLEEAKAFYADVKGKLGAYGRSPDDLKILPGIFPVVGRSETEAQEKFEALQELIQPQVGLNLLSQLSGVDLSSYPLDGPIPSDLPVTNAGKSRQELVLDLARRENLTIRQLYLRTAGARGHWQVVGTPSQIADVMEERFENYGADGFNIMAPIMPGGLVDFIELVVPELRRRGLFRTEYEGTTLRENLGLKRPVNRFAAGTAAAAE
- a CDS encoding DUF3088 domain-containing protein; translated protein: MARDKLYLIEPGFSDPKHPGITFVCPHCNAIEGLLASFPQLAAGIDVERVPFPRPRRKVIEDVGEDNQSLPVFILANAAPPDAGDWRGKRFVNTTDRILQLLSERHGFPRLHK